The Thalassotalea nanhaiensis genome has a window encoding:
- the hemC gene encoding hydroxymethylbilane synthase — protein MTQQTLKIATRKSALALWQAEFVKARLEHFHSDLTVELVPMVTKGDIILDSPLSKVGGKGLFVKELEVAMLENRADIAVHSMKDVPVEFPEGLGLEIVCEREDPRDAFVSNTINSLADLPQGAIVGTSSLRRQCQIKALRPDLDIRDLRGNVNTRLAKLDDGQYDAIILAAAGLIRLEMPERIQEFIEPEVMLPANGQGAVGIECRVDDERVKALLAPLEHNETRIRVLAERSMNRSLEGGCQVPIGSYAIIENEQIYLRGLVGATDGSKILHNEIRGALTEGDALGTQLAEALLKDGADVILKQVYEQQ, from the coding sequence ATGACGCAACAAACGCTGAAAATAGCGACTCGAAAAAGCGCTCTGGCCCTTTGGCAGGCTGAATTTGTAAAAGCACGTTTAGAACACTTCCATTCTGACCTTACTGTTGAATTAGTACCTATGGTAACCAAAGGCGATATTATTCTCGATTCGCCATTATCAAAAGTTGGCGGAAAAGGTCTATTCGTTAAAGAGCTGGAAGTTGCCATGCTTGAAAATCGTGCTGATATCGCGGTGCATTCAATGAAAGATGTGCCAGTAGAATTCCCTGAAGGGCTAGGTTTAGAAATTGTTTGTGAACGTGAAGACCCACGTGATGCATTTGTATCAAATACAATTAACAGCCTAGCCGACTTACCACAAGGTGCTATTGTAGGTACATCAAGTTTACGTCGTCAGTGTCAAATTAAAGCATTACGCCCAGACCTAGATATTCGCGATTTACGCGGTAATGTAAATACTCGTTTAGCAAAATTGGACGATGGGCAATACGACGCTATTATTTTAGCAGCAGCTGGCTTAATTCGTTTAGAAATGCCAGAGCGTATTCAAGAATTTATTGAGCCAGAAGTAATGTTACCGGCAAACGGCCAAGGCGCTGTAGGTATCGAGTGCCGCGTAGATGACGAGCGTGTTAAAGCATTACTTGCACCACTTGAGCATAATGAAACACGTATTCGAGTGCTTGCCGAACGTTCAATGAATCGATCTTTAGAAGGTGGTTGTCAGGTACCTATTGGCAGCTACGCCATTATTGAAAATGAACAAATCTATTTACGCGGTTTAGTTGGCGCAACAGATGGCAGCAAAATTTTACACAATGAAATTCGCGGCGCGTTAACCGAGGGTGATGCTCTTGGGACGCAGCTAGCAGAAGCACTATTAAAAGATGGCGCAGATGTTATTTTAAAGCAGGTATATGAGCAACAATAA
- a CDS encoding DUF484 family protein gives MSDNKVANNNNMQDPMTAASEMDVLNDELVTTYLQDNPDFFGRNPQLLASLRFNDSKRGVVSLVERQQQIQRQKIHLLEEEITQLLTVANYNEQLFTVYNDLYLSLIESSDLSHFLDCLTQTTTQLLNLASFKLYLTNKDFEIGHDSIVKSDCSSVINKRFTNQDYYFGRLQQEEKELIFSEQEVGSVVLVQLTEGEQCLGFIAISSNDAEHFNPSMDTLLLNQFRTLVAKLLVQQLRKIGL, from the coding sequence ATGAGTGACAACAAAGTAGCAAATAATAATAACATGCAGGATCCGATGACAGCTGCCAGTGAAATGGATGTGCTAAATGACGAGCTTGTGACTACTTACTTACAAGACAACCCGGATTTCTTCGGTAGAAATCCACAGCTACTTGCTTCATTGCGATTTAATGACAGCAAACGTGGTGTGGTGTCTTTAGTTGAAAGGCAGCAACAAATACAGCGTCAAAAAATTCATTTACTTGAAGAAGAAATTACCCAGTTATTAACTGTCGCTAATTACAACGAGCAATTATTCACTGTTTATAATGATCTGTATCTAAGCCTGATTGAAAGTTCAGATTTATCGCATTTTCTAGATTGTTTAACACAAACCACTACGCAACTTTTAAACCTTGCATCTTTTAAGCTTTATTTAACCAATAAAGATTTTGAAATCGGCCATGACTCGATTGTTAAAAGTGATTGCAGCTCTGTTATCAATAAGCGCTTTACCAACCAAGACTATTACTTTGGTCGCTTGCAACAAGAAGAGAAAGAACTCATTTTTAGCGAGCAAGAGGTGGGCTCAGTTGTTTTAGTACAATTAACCGAGGGAGAGCAGTGCCTAGGTTTTATTGCCATTAGCTCAAATGACGCAGAACACTTCAATCCATCTATGGATACATTATTATTAAACCAATTTCGCACACTTGTTGCTAAACTATTAGTACAACAGTTACGCAAAATAGGACTTTAA
- a CDS encoding S10 family peptidase yields MKNITIIASMLYFISSLALANDTDNSRNLEIDHKVVTKHETEVNGEDFSYTATAGTQPVWNENGEAIAALHYTYYQRDDVKNRASRPLLISFNGGPGSASVWMHVAYTGPRVLNVDSEGYPLQPYGVKTNPYSVLDTADIVFVNPVNTGYSRILKNKEGKLPSKEEQKKLFFGVNADVKYLAEWLNTFVTRNNRWRSPKYLIGESYGTTRVSGLALELQSRQWMYLNGVVLVSPTDIGIERNGPVKAANRLPYFAAAAWYHKALGSDLQSKDLAEVLPEVETFTINEYLPALAMGGFIAPEHKQKIAEQVAKYSGLSVDEVLKSNLDISARYFWKELLRERGQTIGRLDSRYLGIDKQDVGDSPDYSAELTSWLHSFTPAINYYMSEELNYKTDIKYNMFGNVHPWDRTNNNTGENLRLAMAQNPYLNVMVQAGYFDGATNYFDAKYTMWQLDPSSKMKQRLSFQGYRSGHMMYLRAEDLMKSNNDLRDFIKASMPAKDQAAKY; encoded by the coding sequence ATGAAAAACATAACAATAATAGCGTCAATGCTTTATTTTATTTCCAGTCTTGCTTTGGCAAATGACACAGACAATAGCCGTAATCTGGAAATAGACCATAAAGTGGTCACAAAACATGAAACAGAAGTAAACGGTGAAGATTTTTCTTACACTGCAACCGCTGGTACTCAACCGGTATGGAATGAAAACGGCGAAGCAATAGCTGCGTTACATTACACCTATTACCAGCGTGACGATGTAAAAAATAGAGCATCTCGACCATTACTTATTTCATTTAATGGTGGTCCTGGTTCTGCTTCTGTATGGATGCATGTTGCGTACACTGGACCACGTGTTTTAAACGTTGATTCTGAAGGTTACCCACTGCAACCTTATGGCGTTAAAACTAATCCATATTCTGTTTTAGATACTGCCGATATCGTATTTGTTAACCCTGTAAATACTGGCTATTCTCGTATTTTGAAAAATAAAGAAGGTAAACTGCCTTCAAAAGAAGAGCAAAAGAAACTGTTCTTTGGTGTAAATGCTGATGTGAAATACTTAGCAGAATGGCTAAACACGTTTGTTACTCGTAACAATCGCTGGCGCTCACCTAAATATTTAATCGGTGAAAGCTACGGTACTACACGAGTTTCAGGTTTAGCGCTTGAATTGCAAAGCCGCCAATGGATGTATTTAAACGGCGTAGTGTTAGTATCTCCTACAGATATTGGTATTGAGCGTAATGGACCGGTAAAAGCAGCGAACCGTTTGCCTTATTTTGCCGCAGCAGCTTGGTATCACAAAGCGCTAGGATCTGATTTACAAAGTAAAGATTTAGCAGAAGTATTACCAGAAGTAGAAACATTTACTATCAATGAGTATTTACCGGCGTTAGCAATGGGTGGTTTTATTGCTCCTGAGCACAAACAAAAAATCGCTGAGCAGGTGGCTAAGTATTCAGGTTTAAGTGTTGATGAAGTGTTGAAATCTAATTTAGATATTTCAGCTCGCTATTTTTGGAAAGAATTATTACGTGAGCGTGGTCAAACAATTGGTCGCTTGGACTCTCGTTATTTAGGTATTGATAAACAAGATGTAGGTGACAGTCCAGATTATAGTGCTGAACTTACCTCTTGGTTGCATTCATTTACCCCAGCGATTAATTATTACATGAGTGAAGAGTTAAATTACAAAACCGACATTAAGTACAACATGTTTGGTAATGTTCACCCATGGGATAGAACGAATAATAATACCGGTGAAAATTTACGTTTAGCTATGGCGCAAAACCCATACTTAAACGTTATGGTACAGGCCGGTTATTTTGATGGCGCAACTAACTATTTTGATGCCAAGTATACTATGTGGCAATTGGACCCAAGCAGTAAAATGAAACAGCGTTTAAGCTTTCAAGGTTACCGAAGTGGTCACATGATGTATTTACGTGCTGAAGACTTAATGAAATCAAACAACGATTTACGTGATTTTATCAAGGCAAGCATGCCGGCTAAAGACCAAGCGGCAAAATATTAG
- the dapF gene encoding diaminopimelate epimerase — protein MLMNFSKMHGLGNDFLMLDNVTQNIYLSNEQIRKLADRNFGVGFDQLLVVEPPYDPELDFHYRIYNADGSEVSQCGNGARCFARFVKMKGLTNKNKIKVTTTSGKMTLHIERDGQVTVTMPVPDFEPKKIPFTAQKVEGTYILRAEEETVLCGAVSMGNPHCVLTVDSVADAPVESLGKALAEHERFSEGANVSFMEVVSPKYVKLRVYERGAAETLACGSGACGAVAVGITQNKLANNVTVELPGGKLKIYWKGPGHPVKMTGPAEHVFDGQLYL, from the coding sequence ATGTTAATGAATTTTTCCAAAATGCATGGTCTGGGTAACGACTTCCTAATGTTGGATAACGTTACACAAAACATTTACTTGTCGAATGAGCAAATTCGCAAGTTGGCCGATCGCAATTTTGGTGTCGGTTTTGATCAATTACTTGTAGTTGAGCCTCCATATGACCCAGAGCTAGACTTTCACTATCGCATTTATAATGCCGATGGCAGTGAGGTAAGCCAATGTGGTAATGGCGCTCGTTGTTTTGCTCGTTTTGTTAAAATGAAAGGCTTAACGAATAAAAACAAAATTAAAGTTACCACTACCTCTGGCAAAATGACTCTTCACATAGAACGTGATGGGCAAGTAACCGTTACTATGCCAGTGCCTGACTTTGAGCCCAAAAAAATCCCATTTACAGCACAAAAAGTAGAAGGCACTTATATATTACGTGCAGAAGAAGAAACGGTGCTTTGTGGTGCTGTGTCTATGGGCAACCCGCATTGTGTCTTAACGGTAGATTCAGTTGCTGATGCGCCAGTAGAATCTTTAGGTAAAGCACTTGCTGAACATGAACGATTTTCTGAGGGCGCCAATGTTAGCTTTATGGAAGTTGTGTCTCCTAAGTATGTAAAACTTAGGGTTTATGAACGCGGCGCAGCTGAAACATTAGCGTGCGGCAGTGGTGCATGCGGTGCCGTTGCTGTTGGTATTACCCAAAACAAACTAGCAAATAACGTAACGGTAGAATTACCGGGCGGAAAACTTAAAATATATTGGAAAGGCCCTGGGCATCCTGTAAAAATGACCGGCCCAGCCGAACACGTATTCGATGGACAACTTTATCTATGA
- the lptM gene encoding LPS translocon maturation chaperone LptM, with translation MLNKKLLVVVLSLLLCMVSSCGLKGPLYETDPNEKEKAEKSSETVSSVNKSNQ, from the coding sequence ATGCTTAATAAAAAACTACTTGTTGTTGTATTATCATTATTACTATGTATGGTTTCCTCTTGCGGCCTAAAAGGCCCTTTGTATGAGACCGATCCAAATGAAAAAGAAAAGGCTGAAAAGTCTAGCGAAACAGTTAGCTCAGTCAATAAGAGCAACCAGTAA
- the lysA gene encoding diaminopimelate decarboxylase — protein MDFFNRQNNSLYAEDCSVTELAKTYGTPLYVYSRATIERHWHAFDQAAKDMKHLICYAVKASSNIAILNVLARLGSGFDIVSKGELARVIQAGGDPAKVVFSGVGKKAEEIAYALEKGIHCFNVESEAELARINEVAASMNMPASISMRVNPDVDAGTHPYISTGLKDNKFGIPIDHAVEIYQKAAAMSHLVVKGVDCHIGSQLTEVQPFLDALDRVLVLVDKLADAGIKLSHIDVGGGLGVPYQGEQPPHPSEYAKAIADKMQGYDLELIYEPGRAIMANAGILVTEVEFLKTNQDKHFAIVDGAMNDLIRPALYQAWQEIVPVELNANAPTQNYDVVGPVCETGDFLGKNRDLAIAAGDLLAVRSAGAYGFTMSSNYNSRPRAAEVMVDGEQSHLIRQRESLESLWQGEAVLP, from the coding sequence GTGGACTTTTTTAACCGTCAAAATAATTCATTGTATGCTGAAGATTGTTCAGTAACAGAATTGGCCAAAACTTATGGCACACCGCTTTATGTTTATTCTCGTGCAACCATTGAACGTCATTGGCACGCATTTGATCAAGCTGCCAAAGATATGAAACATTTGATTTGTTATGCTGTGAAAGCCAGTTCAAATATCGCTATTTTAAATGTACTCGCACGATTAGGCTCAGGTTTTGACATTGTTTCAAAAGGTGAATTAGCTCGAGTGATTCAAGCCGGTGGTGATCCAGCCAAAGTTGTATTTTCTGGTGTGGGAAAAAAGGCTGAAGAAATTGCTTATGCGTTAGAAAAAGGCATTCATTGCTTCAACGTTGAGTCAGAAGCTGAATTGGCTCGTATAAATGAAGTGGCGGCGAGTATGAACATGCCAGCGTCAATCTCTATGCGTGTTAACCCAGACGTAGATGCGGGCACTCACCCTTATATTTCGACTGGTTTGAAAGATAACAAGTTTGGCATTCCAATTGATCATGCGGTTGAAATTTACCAAAAAGCTGCGGCAATGTCGCATCTTGTTGTTAAAGGTGTTGATTGTCATATCGGTTCACAACTTACTGAGGTTCAGCCATTTTTAGATGCATTGGATCGAGTATTAGTATTGGTTGATAAACTTGCTGACGCAGGCATTAAATTAAGTCATATTGATGTTGGTGGTGGTTTAGGTGTGCCTTATCAGGGTGAACAGCCGCCGCACCCAAGCGAATATGCAAAAGCGATAGCTGATAAAATGCAAGGTTACGACTTAGAACTCATTTATGAGCCAGGGCGAGCTATTATGGCTAACGCGGGTATTTTAGTTACAGAAGTAGAGTTTCTAAAAACTAACCAAGATAAACATTTTGCAATTGTTGATGGTGCGATGAACGATTTAATTCGTCCTGCGCTTTATCAAGCTTGGCAAGAAATCGTCCCGGTTGAACTTAATGCTAATGCGCCTACTCAAAATTATGATGTAGTAGGTCCGGTGTGTGAAACAGGCGATTTCTTAGGAAAAAATAGAGATTTAGCGATTGCCGCAGGTGATTTGCTTGCAGTTCGTAGTGCTGGTGCTTATGGTTTTACCATGAGTTCAAACTACAACTCTCGCCCAAGAGCCGCAGAAGTTATGGTTGATGGTGAGCAATCTCATTTAATCCGTCAACGAGAATCCCTAGAGTCTTTATGGCAAGGTGAAGCGGTTTTACCGTAA
- the uvrD gene encoding DNA helicase II, translating into MDVSELLDSLNDKQRDAVAAPSKNMLVLAGAGSGKTRVLVHRIAWLVQVEQISPHSILSVTFTNKAAAEMRGRVEQSIGGNIHGMWVGTFHGLAHRLLRMHFQEAKLPQTFQVLDSDDQLRMIKRVVRSLQLDEKKWPAKQAMYYINGKKDEGLRPQHIDCQFDPTEQTFVKIYQTYQDTCDRAGLVDFAELLLRAHELWLNNPILLEHYQQRFTRILVDEFQDTNAIQYAWLNMLGKKHGNVMIVGDDDQSIYGWRGAKIENIQRFVKDFDAETIRLEQNYRSTANILNAANALITNNNNRLGKDLWTEDDAGETISLYTAFNEIDEARFISGRIKQWLEDGNSLDDVALLYRSNAQSRLLEEALLQARLPYRIYGGLRFFERQEIKDALAYLRLINNRNDDASFERIINTPTRGIGNKALTLIRDCARSQGSTLWDACLHMIEENELAGRSAKSIKAFVDLIVQLEDDSTNLNLDQQANHVIQHSGLKAMYQAEKGERAAARIENLNELVTACSTYEVDPEVEEELTPLTAFLTHASLEAGESQADEYESAVQLMTLHSAKGLEFPLVFIVGMEEGMFPSQQSAEDIVRLEEERRLCYVGMTRAMKKLYLTHAESRRLYGQEKYHRQSRFLKEIPDKFIDEIRMKNQVAKPKTTGRFSNTITMETFENTGFKLGQRVMHQKFGEGVVLNFEGTGAQSRVQVNFSEHGSKWLVVAYARLEAV; encoded by the coding sequence ATGGATGTTTCTGAATTACTCGATTCTTTAAATGATAAACAGCGTGATGCTGTTGCCGCTCCTTCTAAAAATATGTTGGTTTTGGCTGGCGCTGGCTCAGGTAAAACACGAGTGTTGGTACATCGCATTGCCTGGCTTGTACAAGTAGAGCAAATATCTCCGCACAGTATATTGTCGGTAACTTTCACCAATAAAGCGGCAGCAGAAATGCGTGGCCGGGTTGAACAATCTATAGGCGGTAATATACACGGCATGTGGGTTGGCACCTTCCATGGCTTAGCTCACCGCTTGTTGCGTATGCATTTTCAAGAAGCAAAATTGCCACAGACATTCCAAGTACTCGATTCTGATGATCAATTACGAATGATTAAACGTGTCGTTCGTTCACTGCAACTTGATGAGAAAAAATGGCCTGCCAAGCAAGCAATGTACTATATCAATGGTAAAAAAGATGAAGGCCTAAGACCGCAGCACATAGATTGTCAGTTTGACCCGACCGAACAAACGTTCGTTAAAATTTATCAAACTTATCAAGATACTTGTGATCGAGCAGGCTTGGTCGATTTTGCCGAGTTATTATTGCGGGCGCATGAGCTTTGGTTAAATAATCCTATTTTATTAGAGCATTATCAGCAACGTTTTACCCGTATCTTAGTGGACGAGTTTCAAGATACCAATGCTATCCAATACGCTTGGCTAAATATGCTTGGTAAAAAGCATGGCAATGTGATGATTGTTGGTGATGATGATCAGTCTATTTATGGTTGGCGTGGCGCAAAAATTGAAAACATTCAACGTTTTGTAAAAGACTTCGATGCCGAAACAATTCGTTTAGAACAAAACTACCGTTCTACAGCGAATATCCTTAATGCTGCCAATGCTTTGATTACCAATAATAATAATCGCTTAGGCAAGGATTTATGGACAGAAGATGATGCTGGCGAAACTATTTCATTGTATACCGCATTTAATGAAATTGACGAAGCAAGGTTCATTTCAGGACGTATAAAACAGTGGCTTGAAGACGGCAATTCGTTAGATGATGTTGCGTTATTATATCGCTCAAATGCGCAATCACGTTTGCTGGAAGAAGCATTATTGCAAGCTCGCTTACCATATCGTATTTATGGTGGGTTGCGCTTCTTCGAACGTCAGGAAATTAAAGATGCATTAGCGTATTTACGCCTGATTAATAACCGCAATGACGATGCGTCATTTGAACGAATTATTAATACGCCAACACGTGGCATAGGTAATAAAGCGTTAACCCTCATTAGAGATTGTGCTCGTAGCCAAGGTTCTACATTGTGGGATGCGTGTTTGCATATGATTGAAGAAAATGAATTAGCCGGACGTAGCGCTAAATCAATAAAGGCATTTGTCGATTTAATTGTACAACTTGAAGATGATTCAACTAATTTAAACCTTGATCAACAAGCCAACCACGTCATTCAGCACAGTGGTTTAAAAGCCATGTACCAAGCTGAAAAGGGTGAACGCGCAGCAGCAAGAATTGAAAACTTAAATGAATTAGTCACCGCATGTTCTACCTATGAAGTAGACCCGGAAGTTGAAGAAGAACTAACGCCGTTAACGGCATTTTTAACTCATGCTTCACTTGAAGCAGGCGAATCGCAAGCTGACGAGTACGAGTCTGCGGTACAGCTTATGACGTTGCACTCTGCAAAAGGTCTAGAATTTCCATTAGTGTTTATTGTCGGGATGGAAGAGGGCATGTTCCCTTCTCAGCAATCTGCTGAAGATATTGTTCGTTTAGAAGAAGAGCGTCGCCTTTGTTACGTTGGCATGACCAGAGCAATGAAAAAACTGTATTTAACCCATGCTGAATCGCGCAGGTTATATGGCCAAGAAAAGTATCATCGTCAAAGTCGTTTCTTAAAAGAAATCCCAGACAAGTTCATTGACGAAATACGAATGAAAAACCAAGTCGCTAAGCCTAAAACGACTGGTCGTTTTAGTAATACCATTACCATGGAAACCTTTGAGAATACTGGCTTTAAATTAGGTCAGCGAGTAATGCATCAAAAGTTTGGTGAAGGTGTGGTACTTAACTTTGAGGGCACTGGCGCACAATCCCGTGTGCAGGTTAACTTTAGCGAACATGGTAGTAAATGGCTGGTGGTTGCTTATGCAAGACTTGAGGCCGTATAG
- a CDS encoding CBS domain-containing protein codes for MTSITKIMTTEVLTLTPQHSLSDARLMMMEKRIRHIPIVNDKNELIGLISQRDVLAAEESSLYGIKKDLRLEREQNIKIADFYHNNLVTIPPQASVHQAALYLQKHKIGCLPVVEDNMLKGLVTDSDFVNVAINLLEVMSEPEEDHYS; via the coding sequence ATGACTAGTATTACTAAAATAATGACAACAGAAGTGTTAACGTTAACGCCACAACACAGTTTATCTGATGCTCGCTTAATGATGATGGAAAAGCGAATTCGCCACATTCCAATTGTTAACGACAAAAACGAACTTATTGGCTTAATCAGTCAAAGAGATGTATTAGCTGCAGAAGAATCCAGCTTATATGGCATAAAAAAAGATTTACGACTTGAGCGTGAACAAAACATCAAAATTGCCGATTTTTATCATAACAACCTAGTCACCATTCCGCCGCAAGCATCAGTGCATCAAGCCGCTTTATATTTGCAAAAGCATAAGATTGGCTGCCTACCTGTCGTAGAAGATAACATGCTAAAAGGTTTAGTAACCGATAGTGATTTTGTTAATGTCGCGATTAATTTACTGGAAGTAATGAGCGAGCCGGAAGAAGATCATTATTCATAG
- a CDS encoding uroporphyrinogen-III synthase, translating into MSNNKLNVLLTRPLNKSQQLAKVIAPIVSNIEITPLFAYQSGEQQPSLKQQLSNLNPEFIIFISPAAANFALQVTDFSEQLKNTTFIAVGQASANILIAHDIKNVIVPELETSEGLLALSELQNIANKQVLIIRGNGGRELLKQQLELKQAKVAYNEVYKRQWITLTAKQTIDKWRKDEINCIVITSSELLEKTLSLITDMNWAKSCHWIVASARIAEQANAHGLIKVINAQGASHQHIYKAMTALI; encoded by the coding sequence ATGAGCAACAATAAACTCAACGTTTTATTAACTCGTCCTCTAAATAAGTCTCAACAGCTGGCAAAGGTCATTGCACCTATTGTCAGCAACATTGAGATCACACCTTTGTTCGCCTATCAGTCAGGCGAACAACAACCTTCATTAAAGCAACAACTTAGCAATTTAAATCCAGAGTTCATTATATTCATTAGTCCTGCTGCGGCTAATTTTGCCCTACAAGTTACAGACTTTTCTGAACAATTAAAAAACACCACATTTATTGCCGTTGGGCAGGCCAGCGCTAACATATTAATTGCTCATGATATTAAAAATGTCATCGTTCCAGAACTAGAAACTAGTGAAGGATTATTGGCATTAAGTGAGTTACAAAACATTGCTAATAAGCAAGTTCTAATTATCCGCGGTAATGGCGGTAGAGAATTGTTAAAGCAACAGCTTGAACTTAAACAGGCAAAAGTTGCCTATAATGAAGTATACAAACGCCAATGGATAACTTTAACAGCTAAGCAAACCATTGATAAATGGCGTAAAGATGAAATTAATTGTATTGTTATTACATCAAGTGAATTATTAGAAAAAACCTTGTCTTTAATCACCGATATGAACTGGGCTAAAAGTTGTCATTGGATAGTTGCTAGCGCACGAATTGCCGAGCAAGCTAACGCTCATGGTTTAATCAAGGTAATTAATGCACAAGGTGCAAGTCACCAACATATTTATAAAGCAATGACAGCACTTATTTAA
- the cyaY gene encoding iron donor protein CyaY, with protein sequence MNDSQYNLIADDLLLAVEEAIEDCGVDIDYESVSGLLTLAFVNGTKIIINKQAPLHEIWVATKFNGHHFAYQNEQWIDKRGGDEFWQFLSQAVSVQAQTEVKLTAE encoded by the coding sequence ATGAACGATAGCCAATATAATCTCATTGCAGATGACTTACTTTTAGCCGTTGAAGAAGCAATAGAAGATTGTGGTGTAGACATAGACTATGAAAGTGTAAGTGGTTTATTAACTTTAGCCTTTGTGAATGGCACAAAAATTATTATCAATAAACAAGCTCCTCTACATGAAATATGGGTAGCGACCAAATTTAATGGCCATCACTTTGCTTATCAAAATGAACAATGGATTGATAAACGCGGTGGTGATGAATTCTGGCAGTTTTTATCTCAAGCAGTAAGTGTTCAAGCACAAACTGAAGTTAAATTAACTGCAGAATAA
- a CDS encoding HAD-IA family hydrolase, translating into MRFYRRLSSFKAISFDLDDTLYDNHPVISKAEEELQQHLRNVAPVCATLSPDFWWQHRNVCLTNQPELCHDVTALRLACMQSGFEELGFSSHEAKQKSTQAFEYFLAHRNNLQVPESVKNLLAKLQDKFPLVAISNGNVSIEDIGISHYFSDTFFAGNGNLQKPESDMFVQACNKLNIETKELLHIGDCTHADIYGALQAGCQTIWINNNEFGIKKKPLKVLPNAEFDHVEQLSIFL; encoded by the coding sequence GTGCGTTTTTATCGAAGGTTGTCATCGTTTAAAGCTATAAGCTTTGATTTAGATGACACCTTATATGATAACCATCCGGTTATTTCTAAAGCCGAAGAAGAACTACAACAACACCTTAGAAATGTTGCACCAGTATGCGCAACATTAAGCCCAGACTTTTGGTGGCAACATCGAAATGTTTGTTTAACCAATCAGCCGGAACTTTGCCACGACGTAACAGCCTTGCGTCTTGCCTGTATGCAATCAGGCTTTGAGGAATTAGGTTTTTCAAGCCATGAGGCCAAGCAAAAATCAACACAAGCATTTGAATACTTTTTGGCACACCGTAACAACTTACAAGTTCCAGAGTCGGTTAAAAATTTGCTTGCAAAACTACAAGATAAATTCCCTTTAGTTGCTATTTCAAATGGTAACGTCAGCATTGAAGATATTGGTATAAGTCATTATTTCAGTGATACCTTTTTTGCCGGCAATGGCAATCTACAAAAACCTGAAAGCGACATGTTTGTGCAAGCTTGCAATAAGCTTAATATTGAAACTAAAGAGCTTTTACATATTGGTGACTGCACCCACGCCGATATTTATGGTGCCCTGCAAGCTGGCTGCCAAACTATTTGGATAAACAACAATGAATTTGGCATTAAAAAGAAACCATTAAAGGTGTTGCCTAATGCAGAATTTGATCACGTTGAACAGCTAAGTATTTTTCTTTAA